The Acipenser ruthenus chromosome 15, fAciRut3.2 maternal haplotype, whole genome shotgun sequence genomic sequence GCTGTTGTGGTGTTTCCCAGCTTCTGCGTTTGCATTTGCAACGTAGTTACATTACATCAACCCCAGTAACGAATAGAACATCACTGAGTAGTAGTatgaaaaatgtgatttaaagAAAATTGTCATTAAAAGGCATAAAATCTGTTTCAAGCCAAGAAACATAATgctattcattcatttttaaagaaaactgtGGACTGCAACAGAAACATGAGTCTAGAGTAGTTTCATATACCACTCCTAGATGCTGTCTTCTAAACCCAGTTTAACTCTATGAAAGAGCATTAATTGAAAATGGAAATAGGGAACACAGTTTTACAGAGTATCCACACACAAATCAATGACTCGCCTTGACGTTTTGTACAGATCTGCATGCAAAGGCTGTTACTGTACCTGAAGAGAGTTTTCATTACCACAGTTCTTAGGGTCCTGGGACTCTTACTGTGATTCTCAGGTAATGGTGTGTTTGGTTTGTACAGTACTTCTGGGACTTCAAGGTCCTGAGGCCACTCAATTAATGCGGAGATGATTAAAAATGGCTTGTGCGGTCTCCATTAACCCCTCTGAGGAGTCAGGGGTTCTTCATCTGGCTCTCTAGCTAAACGAACCTGAGTTTCACAAGAGCATCTGTTGACCCCGGGGCTTGAGAACTGGCTCTGACTAAGTGCAGGCAGCAACTAACAATGTTCAATGTGTGGGTTTTGCAAAGAGAGCTCCGTTAAAACCTGTGGCTTACACCAGGGAGTCATGTACGGAAGATGCCAAGACTAATGTTTGTGTGAGAGGCTCAAGCAGAGCTAATTTTAACCAGGGGCTTTgggaaattactttttttggtGCTTGATTTGCAATGGGACCGTTCGATGTAAACGTCAGGCGATGTCCTTGACAGAACTTTCCTCTGGTAAGTCAACACCTGGTAATGTATCTAGGGAAAAATGGGATGCCGTGATCGTGATGGGGTTCGTTGAGTGCTGGAAATACACTTAGTCACACAGAAGAATGCTATTTCTGGTAATAAATAATGTTAGTAGTCGATTCCAAACCTGTGTGAGAATACAATACACACCACCAACTTTCAACACTAATGTGAATGTGCATTCCTCAGCTGTGTGTTCTCAAGTTCGTTTTGGTTGTGTTGATTAGAACTTCTTATTTATTGTGATCACTGTGGAATGGTCTTCCTTCTTTCAGGTCCCCATCATTCCAGTCATATTTTCCTCCTACAAAAACTTTTACTCGCCGGAGGAAAAGCAGTTTAAATCAGGTAGGATTTCCATTTTTTATGAGAAGCCTTTAAATGACGTTTTCATTTGTGGTTGATGCTTGCTTTCTTTCTGAGTGGTTCCTGTTGCCATTACTGAAATGGCATATGTGACACAGGGTGGATTTATGTTAGTAagtgccagcgccatctagtgaactCCTGTTAATCAAGTTAATCGTTCTTGCAAGTAGATGGTGTTTACTAACATAAATATCTAGCCAGTACTGACTGGCAGTGGTTCCAATCATCACAAAAAAGACAtgaagacagtaaaaaaaaaaaaaaaaaccttgaagctacttactctttaagataacACTACCCCCAATGTGCATGCATGGCTGTTACTAACATGGTTTTGTTGCAAGCTTTATATTGCTCCCTTTCATGTTTTCCAGGGACAGTCACTATAAAAATCCTCCCGAAAGTTGAAACAAAGAACATGACCTCGGACGACGTCTCTGCTCTCTCTGACACATGCTACCAGCTCATGAATTCTGCTTTTGCTGAGATTTCTCAACCAGCTGGCCAGACGAACGGCCCGTCCAGTAACTGAGTAGTGCCCTCAACTGCTCCGATACCCGGGGCAAGTCGGAGGCGGTAAAGATCTCTCCCGACACAGAGCTGCTCACTTCCGTTCCCAAGCTGCAGTAATGCAGTCCTAAAATTGTTCAAGCAGTTTATGAGGTTACAGTTAAGGACTAGAGCCTGGAGATCTGGCATTCATTCTGTCAGTAATCCAATCCAAAACTTGAATAACATTTCCCTGTTATGCGcttgcacatttttcaatttaaaaaagctgCCAAGTGAATGTCATAAAAAACATTGCTGCCTGTCCCAGTATTTTGTTACTTAAGAGGTAGATTTGGAGCTGGAATAACCATAAGTGTAATTAATCGGAAGGGAGGGAATTTAGGGGGTTGGGGAAAACCAAAGATCTTGATAAATATAGATCCCCCATTCAATCCTGAACACTACAACTCACATAAAGACTTCAAAGTGCACAAAGCAGGTCAAACCTGTGCTAATGTAATTATATTGTACCGATTTAAACCAGCCAtaatgttttattgaattgtttCAGTATCAAAAAAGTCAGGGGGCACCAGTTTTTGAActacatgttgttgttgttgcacttCATATGCATTTTCTATGTTGTCTCGTTCCTGCAGGAATGATAAAGTTGAAAACATATCCTGCCATGCATGGTCTGTATGATTATTGTTATTTCTGCTCAGATTATTATTTGCCATTGCTTCTGAAAATGCTTCAAGGAAATGGTgcttctctcccccctccccatcATTTCAACACAGTCTTTTCAGAATAATGCagtagttagtaagcatggcaaaactTGATCCAAGCGGAAACAGCAAACGGtcaagaaatgaaatattaggaAAACATCATGAAGTAAAGCCTTTCTGTTGGTTTTAGTTTACAGCACTTTAAACCTTTTGGAAGAGACAATATATTTTAGGCACCAAGTATAGACACTATAGCAAAAATCCTTTCTGTGGGAGACCAGTATACAGTTAATGCAGAAGCTTTGGCTGCAATTCCAACGCTTGCACATGTAGACCTTCCCTCTGTGCATCTTAAACCTGAGGTATAGATGTAGGATACAGTATATGTCTACTGTAGGTCCCTACGATAGATCAGCTGTTTCAGTGAAAAGGTATTGTAGCCAATCAGTGATAAGTGGATTGTAACCCTTAAAATACTACTCCCTGAAACTAATACCCTACCCATACTTATCATGCTTCAGAAGAAAGATGCCTCAAATTGTGGTAGCACCCTCTGCTGGGAAGTCCTGGAATAGCATGTTGATTCAGCGGGAGGCAGAGTGGGTTTGGGCTTGGTAAATATTGCAAGGAAAACACTCATTCCGGTTTCTTTGTTGTTTCTCACCATGTGCACTGGAGGGTCACTCTTTGGGAAGCTTTACTGGTGCACTTCTAGTAATGTTTTATCTGGGTTTGAAAGGCTATCAGATTCAGACTCCAACCAGTGGGAAGGTTGGATTCCTGTTtctgtgaattgttttatttaaaacacgttTTTCCGATTACCTGTGCACTGTTAACATAGTTTATGTAAAGCAGTACACATTTGAGATACTTCACAAATGCAGCCATAACTACGCTGTATGTGCTCTTAGTTTAAAACAATCCCTTTCTGCTTTAGAATTCCCAGCTGTCTCAGCTATAGATGTAAGATATAAGTATAGGAGTTTTGCCAAGttcttttattgtaaaaaaaaaaaacaaaaaaaaaaacacacatttatggAATTATATTTTGTTAACTTTTACTACATACGTACATGAATTATAACTTAAATACCTATATACAGACTCCAAGGGAACAGTTCAAACGGTGCTGAGATTGCAGAGGagagcttgcattgcagcagcatttaatgaaaaaaaaaaatctaattacgGCCAAAATGACTTCCCCTTTTAATACCTTTGTATTTACATGTCTCTCTAATGGATTTCTTTACACAACGCATTGATCCCACTCTGGCCAAATAATGTGATTGTTGTGGTTTTGCATGCTTTAAATGAAGCTTTCTCTTCACCCCAGTTCCTCAAGCTCTTCAGTATGTATTCAGCTTCTTGCAGTGGATCACACAAGTCAGAAATAAATTCCTTTCTTTAACAAGATCCTGTGGTGTTTCTGCTGCAATAAACAGGAGCAGAGCGATTTTCTCATGCTTTTAGGGCTTCAGATTATCTGTTGTCTCGGCAGGAACCTGTAAGCACAGAAATGAATATTTTACAGATTGTAAGGAGTCTGCACTCCCTTCCTGTGCTAGAAGATTTTCAGTCCAAGTATTACATGGACAATTGTTACAAGGCGTGATTTGAACATGCTGTCAATGCTGGTCACACATTTGACAGGGATATGCATGTTAATCTATACACtcaaatcataaaataaatcagTAGCACTTCTAAAATTAGACAAACGTGTCATGTTTGTGTAATAATGGAACAAAGACTAAATGTGCTTTTAGTGCTGCTGGATATAGAGATAGATAGTGGTCTACAGGACTGATTTAAAACATCAGTAATAtagaaatacactaaagagactcaaATCTACAGTacgatgtttgattttcatagaCTTGGTAAACAAAGTGCTCTTTTAATTAACTAAACCTGGTGTTACATGTACTGTCTCTTAGCTCAGTTCCACAGACCCCATGTATCGTTAAAGCTGGAAAAAACCTACATCTcaaattctgcattttcaaaACCCAATCCCTCTCACTGCTGGCTGCTGCTCTGGTCTCCTCTCTCCTTTGATCagtgctgctgagtgacagactcCACTTCCCCTGGCCTTTCCATTCCAGCCAAGTAAATGACCCCTCAAGCAGCACAGTGAGCTGCCAGCCTGCCCCAGAGAGCTGAGGTTTACACACTCGTCTCCGCTGCGGATCGGATCCCAACCTGAAGGCACCATTGCGAACCCCTGAGACATTAGGCTGCTTCGCTGAACACCCTCATACTGTTTGATTTGGTTGCCTCTCTCTTGATTTGATTGTTTGCCTAACCACCAGTTGCTGCCTTTGAGATTAATAGTGCAGGGTCTGAAAAAGGTTCATCTTCCTTTTCCTGTTCAGTTGCAAAGGAGACTATTGAGTGATACAAGCACTGGCTGACAAGATTGTGGGGGTAATTCTGCTGGGACGGGGTTGTTTTACCAGTTAGAAATACTGCTATTTAACAAAGAATGCTTTGAATGTACCACAGGTATCTCTTTCATAATACATTGAGCTAAATACATCTGTCGcttcaaactaaaaaaaaaaaaaatgaaagaaagtaaATTTGACCACAATATAATGGTAGATTCAAGTACAGTAATGTTTCCAATATAGTCCATGGCTGAGTAAGCTATGGTACAGTATATTATGGTACATTTGTGGGGTTCAGATCACTTTTTTGATGCTTGGTCTTCATCGGACATACAAAGGTGGTCAGATGAAGACCTTGGTGCTGTACTGTGGTTAATCATCTTTTGTATAGACTGGAGGGTCACTGGCTGGTAACCCTGTATATCTGTTAGCAGACTGTGCTGTTAGGATTGAGCTGGCTGGCGAGGGGACTCACAGGTCTCGAGGCGCTCCTCCAGGAAGCCGATCTGCTCACTTAGGGAGTCGATGCGGTCCAGCTGCTGGAAGGAGTAGGACAGAAGGCTTGTCTGCTCCGCTAGGCCCTCCTCTAGAAAGAGGGAGGTGAAACTGTGCAGGGGAGCGAGCGCCAACTGCAGCTTCTGAGGGAGGAAACAAAAACCAAAGAACAGAAGAATAGTCATGAATTTGGAAAGTAATTAGCATCACTTAAAAGattaatctaaataaaaaatatatatatgaaaacaacCTACcactgggataagccacagctagaTTTTGTTTTAGAGAATAAAAGGCGGCGGGATattggttgatcaaatcaaccaaAAAGTACAGAAAAAAATTAATACTTTTTGGAAGGTTTGAGAACTGGGTTAAGTTAGGTTTCTTCTTAGTGTGAGGACATTTAACAGCTGCCTCCAATTTAAACTATTCAATAAATCTGAACTAGGGCATTCCTGAAAATCAGCACTCCAGCAACATCTTATTAAATCTGGCATATTGAGTCAAACGAGATCTCCTGCTAGAGGCGCTTTCTTTACACTTGTGATTACGATGGGGTTTGTATTACCTGCTCCAGCACCTCCACTCTGCTCCTCAGGTTCTGAACTTCTTCCTTCATTTGATCTGAATCCACAGGCTCTTCATCTAAAAAACACAATTCAGCACATCAAGAACATGAAGATTCCTTGTTGACTTGTGATATAAAGTGTGTTTTACTCTGCGGAAACACCTACTGTAGATGCTGTAATGCACATCATGTGAAACCTACACCTCAACCCCAAGGAATGGACCTGCACTAGGCTGGTGGTACAGTCCTTTTATGGCATACCGAACTCAAAAGAAAACAAGCCAAGGTATTTGCTGGGGGTAATCCCAATGAGAAACCCAATAGTTATATATACAACAGCTTCCTCAGTTGCTTTACATCCCCATGGTCACCCTTGATATATATTCCCTGGCATTTGCCCAAAAGCCACCAACCAACCATCCTTATGATCATTTCatttgctgtgtgttttggcCAAGTTCAGGGATCCTTAAACCAGTAACATGAATCTGGCTGTCTTTGCAGACTGCCTTTTCCACCAGATGTTAGCTGTTATTGAGACATCAGCAAGGGTGGGTGACCCCACACAACTGAGGTCGGCAGTGTTGCATAGCTGCAGTGAACTGGAGCTCCAAGCCAAGTTTAGACCTTGAGCTTTGACAGGTAGGTTCCAGCACGGATTTGTCGCTTTGCACCACTAAAGAGCAAggataaaataatttgaataaccAATTTCCAAGCCCTTATTATGTCGATTAGCCTTCTCCATCTAAAGTTGGCTTGCGATACACAAGTTGATAGGGTGTAATTCCCTTTTGCATGGCGGTAGAGGGTTTTGCTCTAACAGCACACACTGTGGTTTCACTAAACTATATTTCGCACGGTGCAGATGCCTCAAATGTTTTGACAGTTTCCATATTAAACTGAATCCATAGAGCGCTCTATTGAGAAAAGATCATTACAGCACGGATTGATAGACATTCAAAATGATACAGTTTCACCGCTacaccccaaaaaaacaaaagtgccTGTAAAATAGTATACAGTTTTATTACCTTGTTGCATTTATGAAAACAAAACTCTTCACCTGCAGTGAAAGATTCATGGTGCTTCTCAATGGGAGTTATAATGCAGCTATACTCTACAGTTTCACTACACTCTTAGTTATCAGTGTAACTTCCCCAATTGCATTTTCACAGGGGTAGTTTAAAGGATACAGTTGCTAGCTTTGCATATATTCTTCAGTATAGCTCAGTAAAGATATTGAATGAATtgaactccacactgctccatggTCTTCCTCGCCGTGTGTGTCGGTCACAATGCATTATTACTCACGGTACGAGTTTGAAGGAGGCATAGCGCGTACCAAAAGTAATAATGGACCGTGCCACCGACATCCTCCTGGAATCTATTCACCTGCTCGTCTTCATGGTGCAGGTAAGAGCTGCTACAACAGGaatcaaaaacattttacaatccCACAGACCGGCCATCTGTGAAAGAACCTGGAGCAGAAACATGAGTTTTCCAAGAGATGGACGTAAAGAAGTCTCCAGATTCAATGAAAGCACAGCACTGAGTTGTGTAAAATGTTATGGCTGTTTTATGAGCCAAGTTTCTATTTAGTATTCCTTAAGATCTGATGACCAAGTGTTGGGAGTGCAGGATGCCCCTGTGAACAGGACTGGAGGTTTCTCCTGGATTCATTTGAAAAGAATCATCTTTAGGTTCTCTGGGGTGGTAGCGTAAGCTGGGTCACCACACCAGAAACGAGGTCATCTGAACAGCTGCTATGACATTATGCTCAAATTGCAGCCCTGAGATTATATTTCCCAGTGAGACAATGTATTGATTTTACAATCAAGAGGGTTAATCTATCAGTTCCGGTTAGGATGGCCCCACTGTCTCTGTAAGACTGATATCATAGCCCAGTTTCCAGTGGACCAAAATGTCTAGAGGAAGGTGGTCTAGGCCAGTTGTATGCATTGTATGCACTTGAAGACAGTTTGTTGAATGGAGGGCAGCATGCTAGGATCAAAACCTACGATCCACCCTGCAACGGCATACCTGCATTGTTGAGTTTAACGGTGGTCTTGTTTGGGACTGGCTGTTCCACCTGCTCACAAGATCGCTTGTCGCTACTCAGCAGGTACCCCTCCCGACACCCACACTGGTAACTCCCAGCGATGTTCTGGCACTGCTGGGCACAGGCATGGGTCCCACTGCTACACTCGTCCACATCTGGAGGGCAAGGAGCAAGATCAATATGGGGCCTCCTTAttctaaaaagaacattttctGACATcgaaaaactagcaagaaacaccCTAGTTGGAGAAGGGAATTCACTTCTTGTTCAGAGTAGATATCTTAAATGACGATCTTAATAATTCAAAGAACAGATCAAACCATTACCTTTGCGGCAGTAACTCCCAGTCCAGCCTGGAGGGCAGGCACACCGATTGGGTTTCACACAGGTTCCTCCATTTGCACAGGGCTTTGCACAAACAGCTGTGGGAACAGGGAATGGATTAGCCCTTGCTAATGGTCGGGCCAGTCACCAGTCTGTACTCTTCTACAGTGTTTTAGTACCGTGTGTTTTGGGGTCTTTCTCTCCCTGGTATTGAAATTATCTTTCTTATTGTGGGGGAGGGCATATGAAGGGCTTGATATCCAGAATATTACAGATTAGGTTCTGATGGGCAATGAATTTCTGTACATAGTATGCAGTGCAGAATTATACCATGGGGAAGGTGGACAACAACTGTATTGttaaatctataaataaaatatgaagcaatacaaaaaagaaaatcagatGTTCTGAGAAAGGTGTTAAATAAATCATGGAAATGGATTTAGAAAATGTCACATCTGCGTCTTTCCtttctttttccatttgtttCATGTATGCAGCTGCTTTGTTCTAATGTATCTTCCAGGATCTGTTTTTGTTCATATCCATACGTTTTTATAGATTGTGACATTTCTTCATACCCAGCTCGGTTAAATGAAAGAATAGCAAAATAATCTTGGAAGATGTGCTGGCCAAGTTAAGACTAGCACTAAAAAGGCACCTTCAAAATAActagtttgttgtttttttttcttctatgagAGATGGAAGCAAGATATACAGAATTGTTGCGCAAACAGGACTTGATTTTAGTACAACCGTTCAACATGCTTGCCAGTAGAATGTAAACCATGTGTAATGTGCAGATTGCAGTTGTGTGGACAGGAGTGTCTGGGGATGTCACTGTGGATACAGCCTTTCAATAGCGCGATGGGTCATGGATCAGCGTGAC encodes the following:
- the LOC117422270 gene encoding epidermal growth factor-like protein 7, with product MHQALLIFTSFLILPALCTNYLMHPGRRVCYRGAERSTSLSHTESFVQPVYKPYLTLCEGHRLCSTYRTSYRVSYRQIIRKLPPLMPECCPGWRRVNSHSCNQAVCAKPCANGGTCVKPNRCACPPGWTGSYCRKDVDECSSGTHACAQQCQNIAGSYQCGCREGYLLSSDKRSCEQVEQPVPNKTTVKLNNADEEPVDSDQMKEEVQNLRSRVEVLEQKLQLALAPLHSFTSLFLEEGLAEQTSLLSYSFQQLDRIDSLSEQIGFLEERLETCSCRDNR